The following are from one region of the Nicotiana tabacum cultivar K326 chromosome 3, ASM71507v2, whole genome shotgun sequence genome:
- the LOC107768679 gene encoding serine/threonine-protein kinase STY17 isoform X2, which produces MGMNMVACRYASDVNVERAEDVLTHKRLLQLAEDPANRPAFDVRLVQVHPTYNGISINSVDVDSTVKDECASIHPPPTFGSSPSLQAFENHDNNAHVNDGENDVNPTSRTTRPMHEITFSTIDKPKLLAQLTCIVSEIGLNIEEAHVFSTADGFSLDVFVVDGWPYQETALLKGELQKGIMRSKEQPQHSVASLNEQGQTVSESVSNCVKIPTDGTDDWEIDTRLLMFENRVASGSFGVLYKGTYCSQEVAIKVLKPKQLNMDMLKEFSQEVFIMRKIRHKNVVQFIGACTRSPNLCIVTEFMSRGSIYNFLHKQKGAFKLPTLLKAAADVSKGMNYLHQNKIIHRDLKTANLLMDEHGVVKVGDFGVARVQAQTGVMTAETGTYRWMAPEVIEHRPYDHKADVFSFGIVLWELLTGEIPYACLTPLQAAIGVVQQGLRPAIPEHAHPKLVELLQKCWQQDPTQRPDFSEILDILQHLTKEVGDDGEDKHKDKSIGVF; this is translated from the exons ATGGGGATGAATATGGTTGCATGCAGATATGCATCGGATGTGAATGTGGAAAGAGCAGAAGATGTGCTCACGCATAAGAGATTACTGCAACTAGCGGAGGATCCTGCGAATAGACCTGCTTTTGATGTTCGCCTTGTGCAG GTGCATCCTACGTACAATGGAATCTCAATCAACTCTGTTGATGTAGATTCTACAGTTAAAGACGAATGCGCAAG CATCCATCCTCCTCCAACATTTGGTTCATCACCAAGTCTACAGGCCTTCGAAAATCATGATAATAATGCTCATGTAAATGATGGAGAAAATGATGTCAACCCAACTTCACGGACAACCAG GCCCATGCACGAGATTACCTTTTCAACAATTGACAAGCCAAAGTTGCTCGCTCAG TTGACTTGTATAGTTTCTGAGATCGGTCTGAACATTGAAGAAGCTCACGTTTTTTCCACGGCTGATGGTTTCTCCTTGGATGTCTTTGTGGTTGATGGATGGCCATATCAG GAAACAGCGTTGCTGAAGGGTGAGCTGCAAAAGGGAATAATGAGGAGCAAG GAGCAACCACAACATTCTGTGGCTTCTTTGAACGAGCAAGGTCAAACAGTATCTGAATCAGTTTCTAACTGTGTGAAAATACCTACTGATGGAACTGATGACTGGGAAATTGATACCCGTTTGTTGATGTTTGAAAACAGAGTTGCATCTGGGTCATTTGGAGTTCT GTATAAAGGCACCTATTGTAGCCAGGAAGTGGCTATAAAAGTTCTGAAGCCAAAGCAGTTGAATATGGATATGTTAAAAGAGTTCTCACAAGAGGTTTTCATTATGAG GAAAATTCGGCACAAAAATGTCGTTCAATTTATAGGGGCATGCACGCGATCTCCAAACCTATGCATTGTGACTG AGTTCATGTCCAGAGGAAGTATTTACAATTTTTTGCACAAGCAAAAAGGTGCCTTTAAGCTTCCTACTCTCCTCAAGGCTGCGGCTGATGTTTCTAAGGGAATGAATTATCTGCACCAGAATAAGATAATTCACCGGGATCTGAAGACTGCCAATCTTCTGATGGATGAACATGGA GTTGTTAAGGTTGGTGACTTCGGGGTTGCCAGAGTGCAGGCTCAAACAGGGGTGATGACTGCAGAAACTGGAACATATAGATGGATGGCTCCTGAG GTAATTGAACACAGACCATATGATCACAAGGCCGATGTTTTCAGCTTTGGTATAGTGCTGTGGGAACTTCTGACTGGAGAA ATTCCATATGCATGCTTAACACCCTTACAAGCAGCAATAGGCGTTGTGCAACAG GGTCTACGGCCAGCGATTCCAGAGCATGCTCATCCAAAGCTTGTGGAACTCCTTCAGAAATGCTGGCAGCAAGACCCAACTCAAAGACCTGATTTCTCAGAGATTTTGGATATTCTGCAGCATCTAACCAAGGAG GTTGGAGATGATGGGGAGGATAAACACAAGGACAAATCAATTGGTGTCTTTTAA